The genomic DNA CTCAAGGTACCACGGACGCATTGAATTAGCCGCATCCCGGAGGAgccacagggagcagagctgtCTGCAGGGCACCTGGGCACACAGGGGAGCCCATCCCAGAGTCTCTCCAGCTCTGGCAGCGACCGTCGAAGGTCAGTGCCCAGGGATTCCCTGACTGGCCCCTGGGCCGTGCCAGGGTACCCAAAGGGGCAACCAGCCTGGCGGGGGGGAGGTATAGTCAGAGCCAATGCGGGGCTGGATTGTGGATGAGGTCCCAGCCACCCTACAgcctatctaccactcctccaagtttagtgtcatctgcaaacttgctgagagtgcagtccacaccatcctctagatcattaatgaagatattgaacaaaaccggccccaggaccaacccttggggcactccaggCTGCTTTGGTTTTTACATTGGTTAGAGTAATTAGTTACTTCGTTAAAGCTGACACAGCAGGTCCTGATCCTgtaccaggaccccactgtggtgGTCAGGGATTACTCACTGCTGATGTTTGTAAAAGTCTGTGTCCAGCCCCAACTGACTGTGCAAAACAAGGAGAGCTTCTCAGCAGCCCGCCCACACTGTTTGGGAAGCTCTTAAAGGCATAGACCCTAATACCACAACCACGTGATAGGTGCTGTATGAACCCAGCAAGGGGGAGGGCGGCACACAGACAAGAGGTACAAACAAAAAGGCACTTGTTTAAAACACATGCTGGTGTTGTTAGTGGTGGATTGCTGCTGCACGGCCCACTGGTGTTTCTGAGCAAGGAGGCTTAGCCCCTGGGTGGTGTCCTGGTATAACCATGTGTGTAGTAGGGGAGGGGTTGGGTTACACTACTATAATTATACCACTACAAGCCCTCCTATGGAAGTGACTAGCCCAATCCAACCATCCCTAGCTCTAAACCAGCACATTTCAGAGTGCTTTAtgagaaactgagggacagagatggcctcCAACTTGCCCAAGGGGACTGTGGCCAaggtgggagtagaacccaggtctcccaagtgcCAGTGCAGCGCTCAACTCTAACCTTGCCTGGACAGGGATGAGCACCTGTGCCATGGTATACCTGCCCCATGGTAGAGGGCAGCACCACTCAATGACATTAGCAGAGTCAAAGCTGAACTTCATGGGTGCAGAGATAAGGTCTATGTTTCCAACCAACCTGAAGCAGAGGGACTGCAAGTGTTGAGATACAGAAACCTCTGTGGTAGGGCAGGAAAGCAGTTCATAGACAGAGCCTTCAATCACACTGCACCCCCAGGACATCCTTGGATTCCTCCCTTCTCCCTATAAGCTGCCTTGTTGTCACCTTCTCATGCCCCTCCATTACAGGACTCTGCAAGccgccccccacaccctccatcCAGGCCCACACACTGACCCCTGCCATTTCCCCCCCATGCCAGGAGCTCTATGTGCCCACTCAAGGATAAGCCAGAGTTGGGTACTTAATCCTAGCAAAGATTTGGAAGCAGAGAGAAACGGTCCTGTGTCAGGGCTCAAGCTGATCTCAGAGGATGTGACAACCTGAGGGGAGGTTACTCTACCTGTGCTACTGGggggttcttgcaccttcctcagCAGCAGGTGAGGCTGGCAGCCAGTGGCTAGGTGGGGACTGGGGACAGAGCCAGCCTTCCCCTAGGtccagggcggctccaggcaccagcactccaagcgcatgcctggggcggcaagccacagggggcaccctgctggtTCCTGCAAGGGTGGTAGTCAGGCAGCCTATGggggcttgcctgcgggaggtccaccggtcccgtggattcggcagcaattcagtggtgggtacactgaagccacgggactggggacctcctgcaggcaggccgccaaaggcagcctgcctgctgtgcttggggcggcaaaaaagctagagccgcccctgcctgggtCCCTGCTGTTAACAGGCTGAGCTGGCTGCACCAACACGTGTTATTCTGCAGACTCACCGAGAGCAGCCAGTGGGGCTATTGGGACTGCGCAGTCCCATTGATGACTCAGCTGGATGGGGAAATATTCCCAGAAGGGCCTTACAGGCTTAGCAGCCCACATGGAATTTACAAAGGGGCCTTATACCCCCACCAACTAATTGAAAGGGAAAAGGGCTTCAGGCTTCTACGTCACGCAAGGCCTAGAGGGGTGAATGCCTCACAGCAGGACAAGGACTGTGCCTCCCATTCCCTCCACAACTGGCCAACCAGTAACACCCATGCCTGGGCCAGCCCAGAGACAGCAAGGATGGCTGGGCCATGCGCTGGCTGGCAGTCTGGGGGCTTTGGCTGGGCAGGGAAGTTTTTGCCATCAATGTGACAGACTGGAGCAGCAGACAAGGATGAGGGAAAGCACAGGGTGCAAGGGGCAGCCCTGGCCACAGCAGCCTTCAGCCCCCTTCTGCAAGGCTTGAACTGGGCTGGGCTGATGGCACCAGACCATGTTCAACCTGagtgcagggcagtgggggctcCTCTACAGTCTTTTTGGAGAGGATGGTCTACCTCCAGGGCAGGGACCCAGAGCTCTTCTTGCCCCCCGCCACTCCAtgctcctccagctctgccctctgCAACCCAACTCTCTGCAGGGGGAGAAACTTCCCCATGAGGCTATTCCTTGAAGCCCGCAGCCCCAAAGGGGGTAGGTGAGGGGTACAGGGAGAGCAGATACCTGCCCTGGTGCGTGGGGCTACTCACCTAGGCTGGCAGGCAGAGCAGTCTCAGGCGGGGCCTACAGaagggcagccagaagctcacAGCTGGTCAAGAGATAGGAAGTGGAGTAGGAACCTGCTGCCTGAATTGCCCCCAGTGTACAGCTGGGCTTGGTGGAAGTGGGGGTGGAGCTTGAGCTGCCTtgaggagctgcaggtggctgttCCCCTGTGGGTGGcaaacccctgccccctcccacccaagcCCTGCAAACAGGACACAAATAAGTGCAGCTGCCATGCTGGGAAAGCACCATtgcactcccccctccccacctccttagcttccagcccaagccctgtgaggcTGGAGTCAAACAAAGGGGAGTTCCTGTACAGCAAGCACCCCTGCACCACTCCTTACAGCATCCTCTGCTGGAAGAGGCAGTCTGGCAGCTACAATGTTCTTCTTCCACCACCCCAGCACGAGGGCAAAGGCTGCAGGGAGTTTGTGGGTGGCTGGGATACATGGGCTGGGCTCAGAAGCCTGGCCCTGAACCATGTATCACTCATTGCAGCTGCCAACTGCCCACAGGGGTGGGTGACAAGTGAAGGCAGCTGCCTGCCAGGAGCAAACACACCTCCCCTGCCAGGCTTACAGGTCTCTCTGGaatccaacctcccctccctcccccattactGAGCCCTCTGGAATGCAGACATCACACAAGCCAGGCAGGAGAGCTCACGCTGGCTTCCTGGCTGCAGTGAGGTCAGTTCAGGAGGGTGGGGAAGATACCCTGCCCATCCAGCTTCAGTGAGGCCTGGCCCAGGTTCCAGCACAGCAGACGGGAAGGGGTGCATCTGTGGAGATAgaatgggggagctgggggaccCCCATCCTGCTGCCCTGCTTGGGAGCAGGGGTGCCAGGGGGACCCCAGCCAGCTCATCCCAAAGGGAGGGATCCCTCTTTGGTTGAGGGGGTAGGAGACTGAGCACAACTCATCTCAGCCCTTCACCACAGGGACTTAGTCCCTCACCTCCATGGAGAGGCCCCCAGCTTTGCTGTGGCCTAGAGCCCCAATATCTGTGTTtgcccacaccccacccccaggccagcagcctgGCTCTGTTAGCAGGTGGTTTATTAAAATTACAGCAGTTCCAAGTGAGGGGCCGGGGGGCTGGAATGTAAACATGAGCTGGGAGCCTGGAAAACAAGGtcagtgtttttttgttgtttttttttagggggtggggtggggtggaagaggCCATGCTGCCCTTAGGAGCTGGAGCAGATGTGTCTCTGACGGATCTCAGCCCCTGCGATGGCCTCAGCCCCCTCTCCCGGCTGTGGTAGTGTTAGGAGTGTCCCTGCAGGGGGTGGGAAGCTGGCATCCGTGAACAGGGAGGACTCATCCACGGACTCGAACTCAGTCTctgcagaaggaggggggagagatggTTAGTGACtacagaagagcaacaagattGGCAGGGCTATGGGGGAGAGCAGAGTGATAGAGACCCTGTGGGTGGGGCTCTCATAGGCTCcagcaggaggaagctgcagGGGTCCTGCAGACACATCCCTTCCTTCAGGGGCCAGACCATCTGTCTACCCCCAAGGGACACACAGACAGCCCACAGGAGACAACACCCATCCCCCATAAAGGCAAGGGGCAGGGGACAGCCCACTCCCCTAAACAAAGCTGTTCCCAGCTGCACACCTCACCCTCAGCCCTAGTGCACAGTGCAGTTCTAGGTTTCTGCTTGGGTACAGAGGGGCTCTGGGTGCCCTGATGGATGCTGGAGCCTTGGATCACAGCTTGGTGGGTAAGGAGTGGAAGCTAatgggtttggggtggggaggaggctgagagtcaggacacctgggttctatcccctgcTCTGGTGCACAGGGGTTGGGTTATGAGGAGCCTGGAGCCTcttggggaggagctgggaaacTGCGTTACCCACCTTCACTCAGATCCAGCTCCTTAGCCTGGGCTGTGTCCCCTGTGGGGCCAATTGTCTCCAGAACCTCACCTGGTAGCTGTGGGGGAGAAGCTGTggggcaaggggaaaaaaaagacaaacacacaGGTCAGAGGCAGGGCCAGGTCCTGGAGTCCTGCCCCCTTGCATGGCAACTAGGATGAAGCACCAAGACAGGCCAGGTCACAGGGCCTTGTCCCCTCCTCCACTCCTAGCGTAGCCAACAGGCCACACTGGCCAAGGCTCAGTTCCCTCCTTGGTGGGCTCATGGGGTCCCGCAGTAATGACTGGGCCTTCAAATGTACACGCACTGGAAAAGTAAATACAAACTGTGCCCCCTAATCGATAGCAGTAACCAGGCATGGGACAGGGGCACTAGCAATAAGACTCAATGAGTCTCAGAGACCTACTGATGTGATTCAAGATCAACATGAAAATCATGACTGAAACCAAAGTGTGGGAACAAGAATTAACCAATCCAAATTGGTGTGGCAGAAATTAGGGCTAATGGGTAAACAAAACATAAGAGGATGGGATGGGCCACCCCCCACTGCCTTTCAGGGTCCTCAGGAAGAGACTTTAGGGGGAAAACGGGTGGAGATGGATGCTGGCTGACTAAGACAGAAAAGCAGGAAGGAgggagcttcaccatcatggttgCTACCTCCACTGTTTGCTGGGACCCCCAGATCCATTGCTGGGCCTTTGACCTCCTGATCCTGAGACACACCCTTATCACCCTGGGCCAGAGAGGAATCTAGACAATGTCACCACCTCAGCTGGCTTTGACTGAACCCCAACCCCTACCCCTTCACAGGTCCTTTTTCTCCCTTCACtctcctatccctctccttttgccttAGTTGGCCAAGACtccatattttgcaacactgctgtaagcctgtgactaGTGAGGCAGCTACAAGCACTGCCCCGAACAGCCCAAccctggtacaagtttgccaggcgTGGATAGCTGTGTGTTTACCAGCAGTAGATGCAGGTGAGGAGCAGCACCAGAGGCAGAAACTGCATTTGCTGTCCCTTTCTTTCACCATTGGTGTTTCTTCTAAGAAACAGGATTGGACTTTAAACAGCAGCTCCAGCCTATCTCAACTAATGTTCTCTCTGTTCCCGGAGGACAGTTACTGCCATCTATCACTGGTGCGAAGGCTGAgaagttggggtggggtggggtgggggtggtttcTAAACATCTCTCCAGTTGGAGAGGgagaacaagggatgttgttacaATGAACGTCTGACTTAACCCTTCACATTCTAAatcctctctcttgctctgtaTGGTTAACAAACCGTTCCCAGGGGACTGTAATGGTGTTTGGGGCTAAGCAGGCTGCACGCCAGCCCCCAACTCTTGGTTAACACTATTCAGTGGCAAGCAGCGATAGGGCCACATTAACACCTTCGCCTCTTTAggtccatctaaattaatagaacagccctgcctccctgtcccagccccacctcagtgGGAAGGGAACAGGAATGCCTCAGGTTCCTGCCCGGCCCCCCAACCCAGCTGGAAGGGAATCATCAGTACCTGATCCCTCAGGAACCCTCTCCTGGTCATCCTTGCCCAGCCCCATGGCCTCAGGCTGCAGTGTTGTCAGCTCCTCTTGGTCTTCTGTTTCAGGACAGAGAGcatcagggcaggggtggggccaagaCTGGACCTGGTCAGCACCACCCCTCCCAGGTGAGAGTAATaagacccccaccaccaccatccagcCACAGACAAATGggaatcccccaccccaccccacccaccaaaGGGAGAGCGTCTCCGCCCCCCAAACCTGCTTTACCTGGCCTGGGGGTCGCCATGCGCCGTCGTGCCTCCTCCCGCCGTTGCTGCAGGCTGGCCCCATCCCTCGTGTTCACCtagggggggtgggaagagaccaGACAGTGGAGGGGAACCAGGCAATATCCAGTCCCCATTAATGCCACTTCCACTCCACCAGGGCCCCATGCCTCCTACTGCATAGTTGGGCATAGTGCCTAgggggagttggggcaggaggcTATTGCCTCACCCTGCTGCACAGACCCCCCACTACTTGCCCTTTTATTCGCATGGGATACATCCTCTGCTCCACACTGCACCTTCCCTTCCTGCTCCAcagcctgcctcccacccccactttcctcaccccttttccccccacactcaatgccccaccccatccctctgctccCCTAGCCACGAAGCCCCAAAGATCCACCCTCTCACCTGTACCAAGAGGGGCTCCCGGGGCCACATGCTGCCCCAGATCCACTGCAGGTAGCTGAGGAAGACGATAACGCTGAGGAAGGTGAAGTTACTGGCCACACCCAGGATGGCCGAGGTCACTGGGAAATTATAGAGCAGGTATCTGGGGCAAGAAGGGTGGAGCCTAAGCATTAGGGTGCTGCAGCCTGGATTCAGTCTTACCCCTCCCagacacaccccctcccccacacagcccATAGGCCCTCCCCCTgacccacaggccctgccccagcattATCCATTGGGGTCAGATTACAGGGAGCAGCTTTGTGGGGCTGCCCCCCTTCACCAATCCTCACCGCAGGCCTGTGAAGTGGGCATGGATCCGCAGCTGTGCCCCATAGATCTGGATCCGCTTGGTCTGGATTTCTATCACGGCTCCAACAGTTGGGACATACTGGAAGGGACACACATGACAGGCAGGTCAGAGCTGCAGGTGGGGTCATCACAAGATCCCCAACCCTAACAGCAGGGCATGCACCTGCCTCAAGCCCTGGTGCCCAACTGAGACAGCCAGGGCATGTGACCCTCCCCACCAACCTAGACAGAGCTGTAGTCACTCACACCCCCAGCCACGAAACTTGGACAGTCGAGCATATGCCTGCCCCATGTTCTCCCTGAGCCCAACCCAAGCAGTGGGGCATATGTGCCCCCGTCATGCTCCCAACCCACAAAGGAAGGGGAGCCATTACTTGCGGGGAAAAAGGGAGTGTCTCTGCGCCAGACACTCAGAGCACTCCTGGCAATCAGCTCCtgtgctgggggttggggagcagagGCTCTGGCCAGCCCAGGCACGGCCAGCCAGCCCAGGCACAGCAATCCAGAAAGCAAATGCAGAAGAGGCCTTCCCCTCACCGAGTCCTCCCTGTAGTCCGAGTACAGCTCCACCTCAACCATCTGCTTCTGCTCAGCAAAGCCCAAGAAGAAGAGCCCAGCAAAGACCAGGGTATCCAGGGTCTGGAGCAGGCCTGAGCGGTAATGCAGCATGGTCTGGGGGGAGAAGAGCCAGTGTTAGCATTGAACCCAGCCCCCCCAACATCTCCCCGGGGCCATTAGGGGCACTGCCATCAGGGAGCTGCTTCTTGCCCAAGGATCTCCCAGGGTTTCTAAGAGGAGTCCAGGGCTTCACCCCCGcttcagagagaggaagggaattGCCAAGGTCGTGCAGAATAGAACCCTagtgtcctggctccagccctcccTGCCTAATCCACGAGACCCCCATTCCCTCCTTGAGTCAGGGATAGAACCGGAGTCCTGACTGCCAGCTCCCTTTGCTCTGCTAACCCAAGTGTCACTGTAGCCCCTGGCTAAGGGTGGAATAGTTACCATAGGGAGccctgcctcagcctccctgGAGCCTCTACCTGAGGCAGCAAGGCTAGGAATGTAGGTGTGTGCGGTGCTGAAACGGTGGAATGAatggctcagggagggggctgggatgggCCCCAGACTCACCGATCTGGTTGTAGAGGAGACAATGCGTCCACCCTTGGTGTAGCAGGACATCACCACCATGAACATGCCCAGCTCCTGGTTCACAGGCGACTCAGGCAGCTCCAGTTCCAGGGAAATGCGGTAAGGCTGCCCATACATCAGCACCTACAGGACGGCAGGGGGCATCAAAGAGAGGGGGTGCTGCTTGCCAGTCCTGAACCACCTTAGAGGCCCCACAGCCTCCCAAGACCATACAGCTGGGGGAAAGCACATCAGAGATGGAGAAGGGAGGCTGCCCCAAAACCCttccagagccccctgctgcagggAGAAAGCATCAGAGATGGAGCGGGcagcctctccccacagcctcccagagccccctgctatGGGGAAAGTGCATCAGAGATGGAGCGGAGAGattactaactgtagtctgtaacctatcatttaaatcagcttctgtatcaaatgactggagcatagctaatgtgatactaatttttaaaagagggctccagaggtgatcctggcaattacaggccaccTGACATCAGTACCAGTGAAATGGTTGAAAcgatagtaaagaacaaaactgacagacacacagaagaacgtaatttgttggggaagagtcaacatggtttttgtaaagggatatcatacctcaccaatctactagaattctttggggtggggggtgtcaacaagtatgtggacaagggggatccactggatatagtgtacttagtgtgacattctataccttgggggagaaCCCTGGTAATCCCCacattcctcatttatatataattgtgatattccatatagatcggggtaggcaacctacggcatgtgtgctgaaggcagcctgtgagctgattttcagtggcactcacattgtccgggtcctggctgctggtcccgggggctctgcattttaattaaactttaaacgaagcttcttaaacattttaaaaatcttatttactttacatacaataataggttagttatatattatagacttatagaaagagaccttctaaaaacattaaaatgtattactggcacgcgaaaccttaaattagaatgaataaatgaagactcggcacaccacttctgaaaggttgccgacccctgatatagagcATGCCATGTAGGTATCAGgataaaggttatgatctgctgaaagtcactgttctatcTAAACACGTATATCATTAGTGCACATGAAGTTATGACATTGTGTTTTATGGTTGGTTGTcagtaaaacatgctgtaaattgggggaAATCGAtcagagacaacagcaaggaaagtaaccaacatcCAGGCAGGTGTCAAACAACagtcaacagccattgtccagcaagggagctacaatgcaatgactcacccgCATAAGgtcacaccaggggaattgctcaatcTTGCCTGGGGattca from Chelonoidis abingdonii isolate Lonesome George unplaced genomic scaffold, CheloAbing_2.0 scaffold0008, whole genome shotgun sequence includes the following:
- the BSCL2 gene encoding seipin isoform X1 → MMSSTGPFLQWAQEVAALLLLRVRRTVLQTAILLCVLLLLLWIAVFLYGSFYYSYMPTVSYVSPVHYTFRTDCGSPGPDLCSFPIANISLVKNNRDRVLMYGQPYRISLELELPESPVNQELGMFMVVMSCYTKGGRIVSSTTRSTMLHYRSGLLQTLDTLVFAGLFFLGFAEQKQMVEVELYSDYREDSYVPTVGAVIEIQTKRIQIYGAQLRIHAHFTGLRYLLYNFPVTSAILGVASNFTFLSVIVFLSYLQWIWGSMWPREPLLVQVNTRDGASLQQRREEARRRMATPRPEDQEELTTLQPEAMGLGKDDQERVPEGSASPPQLPGEVLETIGPTGDTAQAKELDLSEETEFESVDESSLFTDASFPPPAGTLLTLPQPGEGAEAIAGAEIRQRHICSSS
- the BSCL2 gene encoding seipin isoform X2, coding for MGPGGGCAAAAASAAHGAADSYLALRAVAAALDRCLPLWQLLLLLHAHRQLCQPCALHLQVLMYGQPYRISLELELPESPVNQELGMFMVVMSCYTKGGRIVSSTTRSTMLHYRSGLLQTLDTLVFAGLFFLGFAEQKQMVEVELYSDYREDSYVPTVGAVIEIQTKRIQIYGAQLRIHAHFTGLRYLLYNFPVTSAILGVASNFTFLSVIVFLSYLQWIWGSMWPREPLLVQVNTRDGASLQQRREEARRRMATPRPEDQEELTTLQPEAMGLGKDDQERVPEGSASPPQLPGEVLETIGPTGDTAQAKELDLSEETEFESVDESSLFTDASFPPPAGTLLTLPQPGEGAEAIAGAEIRQRHICSSS